GCGCTTTTCTGATCTCAGCCAATCCAGGCGGGTGTGACGATTCTTGACGGCTCGCGCTGCATGATCACCTCGCCCTTGCGTACCGAGAGCAACACATCCCCCTGGTTGCGCAGCACGCTGTAGTCGTCCTCACCGTCGAGCAGGTTGAAGCTTGCGGGCTTGTCCACTTCGATGCCGTAGCGATCTTCGATATTGAGCGTGCGCGCGCTGTTGTCGGTCACCAGCGAAAGCGCCTTGCTGAAATCCTTGTAGCCCATCATCTGGCAGATGTGCAGGCCGAAATCGAGGGTGCGCAGAAGCTTGCCGTTACCCAGCGAGTACCAGGGATCGAAGATCGAGTCCTCGGCGAAGCAGACGTTGATGCCCGCCGCGTCGAGCTCCTTGACCCGGGTCACGCCGCGGCGCTTGGGGTAGGTGTCGAAGCGCCCCTGCAGATGAATGCTTTCGGTGGGGCAGGCGATGAAGTTGATGTTCGACTGCTTGAGCAGTCGGAAAAGCTTGGAGCAGTAGGCGTTGTCGTAGGAGTGCATCGCCACGGTGTGGCTGGCGGTGACGCGCGAGCCCAGATCGTTGAACAGCGCCTCACAGGCCAGCACTTCGAGAAAGCGCGAATTGGGGTCGTCGATCTCGTCGCAGTGCACGTCGACCAGCCGGTCGTACTTCATGGCAAGCTCGATCACCCGCTTCATCGAAGCCACGCCCAGCTCCCGGGTGTACTCGAAATGGGGAATGCCGCCCACCGCGTCGGCGCCGATCTC
The window above is part of the Halomonas sp. GD1P12 genome. Proteins encoded here:
- the codA gene encoding cytosine deaminase, with the translated sequence MHIVNARLRQRAELFEIKIDNGVFTAIEAQSAPIEASADQLDAGGKLACAPFIEPHIHLDAALTAGEPAWNESGTLFEGIERWGERKPMLSEADIRERVIKTLNLLIGNGVQFVRTHADTSDPSLVGLKTLCALRDEFRDKIDIQVVAFPQDGLLSFPNGDKLMEEALEIGADAVGGIPHFEYTRELGVASMKRVIELAMKYDRLVDVHCDEIDDPNSRFLEVLACEALFNDLGSRVTASHTVAMHSYDNAYCSKLFRLLKQSNINFIACPTESIHLQGRFDTYPKRRGVTRVKELDAAGINVCFAEDSIFDPWYSLGNGKLLRTLDFGLHICQMMGYKDFSKALSLVTDNSARTLNIEDRYGIEVDKPASFNLLDGEDDYSVLRNQGDVLLSVRKGEVIMQREPSRIVTPAWIG